The nucleotide window TATATATTGAATGACATTATGAGTTTTGCCAAAACCCGTCGGCAAATCCATCAAGAACAGACCATTTGTCTTTTCATTTTCGCAATAATCTTTAATAACATTATACATAATGAAACTACGCTCTCTTTCTTGTGAATATATATTCAATCCTTTTGTAAAAAATACGTGGCGTATGAATATTCACACTTTTAAGAGCCTTTTGGGGCATTTTTACAACTTATTTATTATATTTATTAAGAAAATTATAACAAATAGGTTGTTTTATGAACAAAAGGCTGATTTTGCTCAGAACGCTCACTCGCAAGATGGGAAATCTTGCCCGACTTCGAGATACCCAGCCGCCCAAGCAGGGGTGGATTGCCGCCGTGCGTCAAGCCCTTGGAATGACCGCCAAGCAGCTTGCGGAACGCGTAGGACTTTCTCAGCCGCGCATCGCCAAGATGGAGCTTAATGAAAACAACCTCAAGATTTCGACCATGAAAAAAATTGCGGCGGGTCTTGACTGCGATTTCGTTTACGGTTTTGTTCCCAAGAACAGCTTGCAAGAGACGATTAACCGACAGGCTCGCAAAAAGGTTGAGGCAATCCTGTCGAATGTCAATACGAACATGGCACTGGAAGACCAACTTGCCGACGATCCGCATATTCTGACGGACATGGCCGACGAGCTGATTGCCAAGAACATCAGGCGCATTTGGGATTAGGTTTGTGATGAGATAACATCAAAAAATCCCCGCTCCGAAGAGCAGGGATTTTTGCTATGACAATTTGGCCCTAGATTCTATCGCCTCTTCGAGGCTCCAGAATGACAACCTGGCTTACTTCTTTTCGTAGATCTGGTCGAAGACGCCACCGTTGGAGAAGTGCGTTCCCTGCGCCTTGTCCCAACCGCCAAAGTGCTCGATAGAAATCAAGTTCACGTTCTGGTCGAATTCCTTGTACTGGTCGAGAATGGCCTTGTTGGAGGGGCGGTAATGGTTCTTCGCTGCAATGTGCTGGCCCTCGTCGCTGTAGAGGTAGTTCAGGTATTCGGTAGCGAGTTCGCGGGTGCCGCGCTTGTCGACCACCTTGTCCACGATGGCAACGGAAGGTTCAGCCAGAATGCTGATGCTCGGGATTACGATTTCGTAGTCGTTCGGGTAGTCCTTGAGAGCGAGGAAGGCTTCGTTTTCCCATGCGAGAAGCACATCGCCCTGGCCGTTTTCGATAAAGGTCGTGGTAGAGCCGCGTGCACCGGAAGCGAGCACGAGCACGTTCTGGAAGAGTTTCTTGATGAAATCCTTAACCTTGGCCTCGTCGTTGTTGTACTGCTTTTCGGCCCAAGCCCAAGCGGCAAGGTAATTCCAGCGCGCGCCACCGGAAGTTTTCGGGTTCGGCGTGATGATGCCGATGCCCGGCTTCACGAGGTCTCCCCAGTCCTTCAGGTTCTTCGGGTTGCCCTTGCGGACCAAGAACACGATGGTGGATGTGTACGGGGAACTGTTCAGCGGGAATTCCTTGACCCAGCCATCTTCGATGAGGCCCGCGTCGCGCACGGCGTTCACGTCAAATTCAAGGGCGAGCGTCACCACGTCGGCTTCAAGACCGTTGGCCACTTCCAGGGCCTGCTTGCCGGAACCGCCATGAGACTGCGTGATTTCCACTTCGCCGCCGGTCTTTTCTTTCCAGTGCTTCTTGAATACTTCGTTGTAGTTGGCATAGAGTTCGCGGGTCGGGTCGTAAGACACGTTGGTGAGCGTCTGCTTTTCAACCTTCTTGGCGGAAGATTCGCTCTTCTGCTCGTCAGAAGAAGAACATGCGCTAAAACCGATAGTTCCCACAATCAGGAGACTTGCCGCAATGGCGGACTTGACAAAATTCTGATTCATTATTGTACCTCTCTTTGTTTTGGGTTGATGTTTAATTTGCGCACAAATATAGGCACCATTTCGCCCAATGTCCAATACAATAATTTTATGTTAAGTTATAGTTTTTTTCTCTTGCCAAGCATCTATTTTCAAGGTTTTGATTATAAATTCTCTCTATTCCCCCAGCACGTGCCGGAGCGTATCGAGGAAAAGTTCGCCCGCACGCGTGAACTGCTGGCCCCGCCGCCAAATGATGTACATGTTGGTGGTGAGCTCGGGCATGAGCGGCCTGAAACACAGGCGCGAACTGCGGCTCGTATCCACCAGTCCGTCGAAAGTGAGCAGGTAGCCCGTGCCCTCTTTGGCAAGCACCGAACCGTTGTACGAAAGATCCAGCCCCACAATCACGTTCAGCCTCGAAATATCGTCGCCGAACCATTTCGGCAAATCCGCCACCATCGCCTGGCGCGACGCCATCAGCGGCTTGTCGAGCAAGTCCTTCGGCTCGATGAAATCCCGCTTGGCCAAAGGGTCGTCGCGACGCATCACCACGCCCCAACGGTCCACCGAACGCACCGCAAGACAGTTGTACTTTTCCAAATCAACGTTATCTACAACCACCGCGAAATCAAAAATGCCCTTGTCCAGCTTTTCCAGAGCGCGCTCGCTGTCGCCAGAATATAAGTTGTACTTAATCTTCGGATAGTCGTCCCGGAGAATCCCGATGCACTTCGAAAGAAAATTCACGTTCCGCGATTCCGCACAGGCAATGGCGATTTCACCCACCACCTCGTCTTCCTTCAGCGACTTGAAATCCTGCACCGTCCTGTCCGCCATCGAAAGGATGTCCTCCGCACGCTCCCGCAAGAGTTCCCCCGCAGGCGTCAGCCGAATCGCGTAATTCGTGCGCTCGAAAAGCTTTTCGCCCAGTTCCTCCTCCAACTCCTTGAGCTGGCGACTCACCGTCGGCTGCGTCACGCAAAGATTATCCGCCGCGCGCGAGACATTCCCCAACCGCGCCGCCTCCAGAAAATACCGCAAAACTCGAAGTTCCATACCTGAAAACTAATAAAATTCAAGCCCCGCAGGTATGAATTTGCAAAAATAATGCTCGGAAGGAATAACTGAATGATTTGACGGGGGAGGGGGATGTGTCCCCCTGGTTCGCACTTCGTTGCTCTCCACCCCCTCGCCTAAGGGGCTCCGCCCCCTAAAACCCCCGGGCTTTTGTCATTCCCACTCCATTTGTCACCCCGGCCACTGTGCCGGGGTCACCGTTTTTTTTCGTCATTGCGCAAGCGCATGACCGCTTCGGCTCGGCAGTAGAACTCGCAGGCGGTTCTGCTGCTCTTGCCTCGCACGTCATTCCGGGCTTGATACACGTCATTGCGAGGGTTCGTAGAACCCATGGCAATCCATCTCTCGCATATTTATATATATTTCCCACTGACATAGCCCCATTCCTCACGGTCTGGGGCGCATAGAAATTTGAGTTATTGCTCTTATTCTCGCCTTGAAAAACGACCAAAATTTTCAAATCCAACGAGAATGGGCAGACACTCACGCACCCTGTGCGTGGGTCGTTTGTGCTTACGTTGGATAGGTTTCTTGGTCGTTACCTCAAGGCGGTGAGTGCATTCGACACCACGCCTTTTTTGTAGAAAAGGACTTCGGCTCGGTCATCCCCGTGCAAGCACGGTCGCGACTCTCGCCTTACGCCTTTTTGTGGATTGAATGTACGGGAATCGGGGCAAGCAACCCCGAGGTCCTGTGAAGGTTCAAAAGACAAAGCCGGAAAAGAATTCGGCGCAGATTAAGTCCAAGGAACGCGTCGCCGCCCATGGCGAGGTATTTACTGCCGAGCGCGAAGTGAACGCAATGCTCGACCTGGTAAAGCAGGAAACCGAGCGCATTGATTCTCGATTTTTGGAACCCGCCTGTGGAACGGGCAACTTTCTCGTAAAAATTCTAGAACGCAAACTTGACGTGGTCAAGAAAAAGTACCGCCGTAGCCCGTTGGACTTCGAGCGAAATTCCGTGCTGGCTCTATCCAGCATCTATGGTGTTGATATTCTCGCAGACAATGCGGAAACCTGTCGCAACCGTCTCTTCAAAATTTGGAACAAGGCTTACAAGTCTGTTTGTAAAAGCGACCTGAACGAAGATACGCAAAAGTCGGCACAGTTCATTTTGGAGCGTAATATCGTTTGCGGAAATGC belongs to Fibrobacter sp. UWP2 and includes:
- a CDS encoding mobile mystery protein A — protein: MNKRLILLRTLTRKMGNLARLRDTQPPKQGWIAAVRQALGMTAKQLAERVGLSQPRIAKMELNENNLKISTMKKIAAGLDCDFVYGFVPKNSLQETINRQARKKVEAILSNVNTNMALEDQLADDPHILTDMADELIAKNIRRIWD
- a CDS encoding sulfate ABC transporter substrate-binding protein → MNQNFVKSAIAASLLIVGTIGFSACSSSDEQKSESSAKKVEKQTLTNVSYDPTRELYANYNEVFKKHWKEKTGGEVEITQSHGGSGKQALEVANGLEADVVTLALEFDVNAVRDAGLIEDGWVKEFPLNSSPYTSTIVFLVRKGNPKNLKDWGDLVKPGIGIITPNPKTSGGARWNYLAAWAWAEKQYNNDEAKVKDFIKKLFQNVLVLASGARGSTTTFIENGQGDVLLAWENEAFLALKDYPNDYEIVIPSISILAEPSVAIVDKVVDKRGTRELATEYLNYLYSDEGQHIAAKNHYRPSNKAILDQYKEFDQNVNLISIEHFGGWDKAQGTHFSNGGVFDQIYEKK
- a CDS encoding LysR family transcriptional regulator, translating into MELRVLRYFLEAARLGNVSRAADNLCVTQPTVSRQLKELEEELGEKLFERTNYAIRLTPAGELLRERAEDILSMADRTVQDFKSLKEDEVVGEIAIACAESRNVNFLSKCIGILRDDYPKIKYNLYSGDSERALEKLDKGIFDFAVVVDNVDLEKYNCLAVRSVDRWGVVMRRDDPLAKRDFIEPKDLLDKPLMASRQAMVADLPKWFGDDISRLNVIVGLDLSYNGSVLAKEGTGYLLTFDGLVDTSRSSRLCFRPLMPELTTNMYIIWRRGQQFTRAGELFLDTLRHVLGE
- a CDS encoding DNA methyltransferase; translation: MKVQKTKPEKNSAQIKSKERVAAHGEVFTAEREVNAMLDLVKQETERIDSRFLEPACGTGNFLVKILERKLDVVKKKYRRSPLDFERNSVLALSSIYGVDILADNAETCRNRLFKIWNKAYKSVCKSDLNEDTQKSAQFILERNIVCGNALSLMKVDENGNDTDCPIVFSEWAFVRGNTMQRKDYTFADLMRIGEGSELAMPSDEGNFLTQYTSDYRRLWQDDKQA